The nucleotide window agttaataaataaatcaaattataatagcgagaaatatatataaatgttctGTTCTGTAATTCccaaagtaaaaaatttaccatttttcaagtcttttagtaaaaaaaacttaccatttttcAAGTCTCTTAGtaaaaacttaccatttttcAAGTCtcttagtaaaaaaatttaccattttttaaagtcatttagtaaaaatgttcaatttaAAGGTGTTGATCACTTTTATCTGTTTAATATCCATCGTCTCATCCGTCTCATCTCAATATATATCATCACGAAATATATTATCTCAAAATGCATCTTCCCAAGATATATCACCCCAagatatatcatttatttacaaaGAACCAATTGATGGTCTTAAACTTTATACTACTTTACTCACTCATGATTATTTGATGATTTGGATGGCCTTTGAGGATGAAGATCCTGAATGCATGTTACCTTATTTCCATTtacgaataataaataaaataacaggACAAACCAATTATATAGACCTTAATTATACTCTTCCTGCGGAAGCAGTTTGCCccattaatattgattttttgcCTGTagctaataattatattttgttgtaTTATGCTAAAACAACAAATGGTATTAAGGGAAAACATggaatgataattaattacagCGGTGAGATTATGAGGTAAGCTTAAATGATGGAACATCTTCATTTATGAAGGTTAATTATAATGACtcaataataattcttctttttagcGAAATATATTTAGGAAATGCTGACGGATATGTTGCATTATCAAATGAAgggtttattaatattgaaaagcCAGACGAAAAAGGAATATCAGCATGGCATTGGTATAGCTCTCcgtaagtatttttattaataaataatttcttttgaaaatatttgtcGATTAACTTGCTTTTCAtcttattttagaaatattgaAACAGGAGAAGTGGTGGAACATAATAGTGGCGAATTTCATGTACCAAATCTACCATCGTATACCTTagtagatagtttaaattttaatttattggatGGAGGTTTTGGTTTcctgtatattttaaaatatgatgaaacgAAAGGATCACCAGTAACAAAAGATCCAAATCTTCAATACTGGAGAATTTACGTGTCATTTCTAAAAGTGAAAACAGATTTACCTACAAAACCCTCTCTACTTTACGAAACTACtcagaaattaaataatataacacTTAAATCATGTACTCTGACTTATTATCATGCTGAAGGATATATATGTGTTATGACATTAAATAACACGATtacgaataataataattcataaaccgagataaattattatcagttGGGATTTTTATCAACTGGGGCCCTAATACGATTGGAGATAATTCCTACTCTAACAAATATTCCAAACTTTGATTTGAGAGCTTTATATTATGGAGGATTTATTGTGATTTACCAAAATGCAACTGCTAttgatttttatcttttgGATGATAATGGAAATGATATGCAATCACGGGGATCCTTCGGGCCAGAGTTCTTTCATTATAATACATTTCGGTTGATTAATACTATTTTTGGAGTAAAAGAACAGgccaaaaataaattagaatttttattcaaacctttaccaaaattaaaacAGGGTAAGCTTTTAATCTCTTTTCTTTCTtgtttacatatatatatacagtataataattttttttatctgtagTTTCTGAATTTAATCCTGCAATTGAGTCAGTCAAGCCATCTATAAATGAAGTTATTGATCCTTTGATCAAAGAAATTACAATCAAATATACCATTCCAGTGAAGTTATTTACTGGGAATGtttcaatatttcaattaaatgatgataaatataaaccgGGCCTATTACGTCAAACATTTTCGGGAGATTCTAAATTATGTAACATTGGAAGTGATAACCGCACAGTACatattccaatttttgaaaGCACATTCAACCAACAGAATTCTACCTACTATGTGCttgttgaaaataattttgtcatCTCTCAAGAAAGAGATGAACCTTTAATTGGAATTAGAAAGAATATTTGGACACTTTCAACaagtaatttacatatttttttttttaattttttaatgatcgaatagaaaaatttatattctgtTACTATATTTAGAACCACTTAAAACGGCACAGCACTCAGATTCAGTTACAGGATTATTACGATTAAACGAGGAAGgaagttcaaaatttttccaaatgaatcattcaatatttttcaAGAATATGATTCAAGAATTTGCTAAAGTAATTCCAGTAACTGAACAGAGGCTATCAGCAAGTGGTAAATGGCAATATGACCCTACTTCcccaaaaaaagtattattgtCATTTAACATAATTGAAGCTAAAGATCATACAATCGAACTAAACTcccaaataatatttgatgataTAAGTactttgatcaaaaaaaaggGGTTTACTGCACTTTCATTCAATGAATATACATCTTTAATTGATGAAAGTGCCCCTTTTACAATGACCCGTAAGTgtgtttattaaatatttttgacatttgttatttgtaaatgattaatatttcattaaattttaattctattactaTACAGGAGATTATATCAATGAATTTTATCCATTGATCATCATATTTGTAGTAGGTTTGGCtgtaataatagtattatatgTTTTGGCTCGTAGAAAAAATCCCAATGCAAGAAACTCTGTGATAATTGAGACCTGTTTTATAATGCAAGATATTGCCATGGATCTAgcattcatattattaaaggTTAAAAATACACCACATCTATTTATTCCAACGTAAGAAAtctcatttaatattattttatttatattattttaaagattaatttaattgattactaattttcttatttgttattatttagtattatattctttattttacctattgtaatcaattttttattagccataaatatttttgtatctGAAATGGCAATGAATCCATCGTTCAATAAATGGGTTAAGGAGTCTCCGACATTATCATCAATGTGCACATTATTTTCAGCCattgatatacaaatattaaacacTTTATCGTCGGATTTATTTGGCCTTAGAATATTTTCAGCTCCTTTGACtcaaagatcaaaaaaaataatgctttGGGGTGTTATCATAAACATTTTTGTTGAAGATATACCTCAAATCATTATCCAAGGTCTATATTACAATAGTGTCATAACATATGATCTTATTCCATCTCTCATCTGGTGGATTAGTTATAGCAAATAAATTAGTTCTAAGATCATATCACGCGTTATTAAGATGGAATCATCGACGCGATAAAATTAGAGAATATAATAGAAATCGACGTTTATCTGCTGCTTCTATAAGATCCATAAGGTCGAATTAAAGCAGAGAAAAAGATCTTGccgaatatttttatttataaaaaattttattggacgaaaaaatatgtaatactattaatttaataaaatactttagaCTGCGCCATCTGCGTcataaaaattggtttttttttcgtttctcaaaaaaaatttttttttttttggagcaTCTCAATTCAACAATTaatgtttttctttttggaCAATAAGAGTCATATTGTGTACTGACAATAACAAATTccaatttgaaattgaaattttgacTTGGGAGTTTTAACTCACGTAATCGCGTGTGggttacaatattttaaaaatgccTAGGTTACGTGTTCGGATGTGATGTAGAAAATCGTGGTTCAAAAATGACCGTTCATAATCGTTATTTTTCCGTGACGGATAAATTAAAGTGGAGTGTCAATTCGAAAATGAACATGATCATAAGTATAATATGTATCCTTCTTGGGAGACAACGTTTGCATTGACCTGTCAGACaactgaaaaattaaatagcaACCTAGTTAGTGACATCATTGTgactaattttatatactgtatttttatcaaataatgttattttcgaaacttttttttatcgagacttgaattattgatttatttggattaattctatttaataaatattgcaatataaattttcatacaatcttgatttttaatagCCTTCACGAGAAATTTTATGATCTCATCATAAACATAGTATTAATTAGAAGATTTGGCAAGTTTGATTTTAATCGTTTAGCGTAAAGAATATTAACTCTCAAAACCATAATTATTAGTTACGGTTATTACGGTTAGCTTCTGAAGGCTAAATTTTGTTACGATAGGAATTGATTAATTATCAAGCGGAAGATTGGAAGTTTAAACgtcaaatattcaaatatcatTAGcctttaaacaaaaaaagctCGCACATTCaaattattgtttgaaaaaaaatgtaatactgTGATATCTAATtggaatttgaaattttttccgATTAGAACATGGCAGtgttttatattgaattactTAGATCCTTTAATAGTATGtcattaaattactttttttattagttgtttaataatttatataactgaataatatttatattttgttgtcTATTGTCTACTATTAGCTGCACACTTGCCTTATCATCTGGATTAGCTAAAAAACAACGCCGCTATAAACAATTAATATACTtcaaaatgttatttaatCTCTTACTTTTGAATTCGTCATAtctagtatatatatactatgtCGTCAAGCTTTTTATATGacgaaaaaattgatattaagaataagttattaaatagcgacataaaaaaattctggaaaaactcctataaatgatcattttctagtttttattccgaaaaaaatgtgatataAATTTATCGGACGTAGGATATCGACaacactttacatagtaaccTTTCTCTAGCTTATTTACTTTCGTTTATTACCATTCCCTGATCCAACGAATGTTTGAAGGTTTTGGCTATAGagcataaaaaaatatctaacgGGATAGAAAGTTAATAGTTTTATGTTTATGAAGGAACAACCCTTTTTGCTATCCcgacttttaaaaaatttcttcttatGTTATTTTCTTATAGATAACTTTACTGTCAaggtcaattttttttggcaTGATTTTACAATCATTATACATCGATCCATGTAATCATAATGTTGACATATACATACATGTTATCCTGTATCATGTTAACATGAAGATTGACAggtttttgaattataataataatgtaataaaccattacaaaataataattgtcaaGTATTATGCAATAAtctcaataaataattattttgatatatatgttgatataatgatataattcattatatttagcaaatatgaataaaaatgcattacaatattttatttacatacattgccaaatataattataatatttttctatgcATTTCAATTGACCTTTAACGTTAGGCCGATCGGTCATGTGAATCATCACATTTTTGACCAATggtaaaattcaataatcaaTACTACTAACTATGTAGAAACCTATCGAAGACGCTAATTATCAAATGTACTGTTAATAATGTTTGTATAGTGATGTAAAAACAGCACGGTGATGTTcccattttcattattttcccTCTCTTATTTCCTAATCGGCAATTAACAATTTGATCCGTTCGTATAAAGAACCGAAAAGCTTTAAATGTAGCAAGACACACTATTTTGTCAGTGTTATTGATGACTATAtttcacattattttttagttaagGTCAGAAACACTATTGCTTttctatactaattttaaatattttaatgatattcgGAAATTTTTTCGGTCACAATCGCGTGAAGATTGATATTCCGTCGGAATTGATCTAAAGCACTTTtcaatatatgtaatatcattaattaccgctctcttattatttataactataaaattCGTAGTAATCTCCCGTTTGGAAAAGtgaaatctttaatatttgaataagttAAAGGGATATGATGATTTTCTTTGTTCTATGATTACAGAAATATTTAAGTGAAGATGCTACTGTATTACGCCTATGTAACTGAATTCAATATAAAGAACGGTCAAATTTCCAATTTCATTTcagattctttaaaaattacattatcgTTAACATTAACTGTTAAGTATCATATTCATATAATGGTATGATAGTtaacttcaaatattaaaaaacattttaaagcttCTTACCGCGTTTACctagtttaaatattacttgTTTCAACAGACGGAATGTTTCtagaaaaaaactttaaatgtCTCGAATCTCGAAAGCAGTACGAGAATCTGCCATAAAAATTTCCGCtaagatataatatatatattaattcgTAGTCCGCCTGATAAGCGGTGATCGACATATAGTATATGCgatttatatacattttaaacGTTTTTCAGAATCCTTCTAATCTGCTGACTTATTAAACTACTTCTAAAGTAATACTAAAGCAATGTCAAAGCAAAAAGAATACTCAGTTTCACTTATTTCTGCAGGAGAACTTATAGACAACTTGCATTATGGACCATATGCTAGAGAATGGCGGTTAGCTCGCCTGTCTGACGCctgactaataataatatacctttttatactgtatatccaATTCGTCTTGGTTTATGTAATAACGTATGTAATAGTTCATCACAGCGATTACTTCAGTATGTCAAAAAGCCTTTTCTAATAAAACAAAACATGCAGGGCCTTTGGTTATGGGATTTGACATTCCGCATATATCTGAAACATTACTTTCAGATGTACATTTTCGTCCCTTTGCTTTTTAAGGCAGAGAATTTGAATATAATGGTTTTTAGTATTGGTGATCAAAAAATCTTGATTGGAATTATGCGGGTGAAGGGTATAAAAGTTCTTTTATACATGATTATAACCATTCTCgatcattattttttcaagaATTGACGATGATTAAGCAATTGttagaatttataaagaatttcaagAAATATGTAACAAAATTTAAAGGAAACACCCTCTTTGGACTTGGaacataatgaaataaattagtaattgatCGAGAAAAAATTCCCTATTGTACGACCGATGACTggaaaaatgaagaaattactatgaataaaattttccaattgaAAAAACGTGTTTTAACGTCTATTAATtggaaaaatctttttattgaaTGGCAAATCAAAAAAGTAGTATTATTGAATTAACAcaaaaactaaaagaaatatatcCAGTTGGTTATATTATCAAAGATCATGAATTTCGGGCGTGGAAAGCTTTATTGCGTCATGCTGGTTGTATTAAGATAACCCCTTTTGAAAAAGAAGATTCAGAGgtaactaattaaaaattcaattttatttacataattttaaactgaaaaatttttttagcttcAATTTTGGACGCGGTCAAAAGATCCAGATAAAGACAAAGATACACTAATTCAATTGTATAATTGTCGATTTCTTCAAACAAATCCTGAAAAACCATACAAAGCAATTTTGGAATGCATTTCAAGATGCATTAGATAGCAATATTCGTGGAATTGATGGTAAAAGAAgaatattatctattattgCCGATACATTTTCATATGAATGATAAAACGAAATTTATCAGTTAGtatcaaaatttacaaaattataaaaaaaaaatctaataaatttatataatacccGTAATTATTAGGTCCAGGAGGTGTTCAAATGGAAAAACTGAAAATTACTCCTCAAACGACTATcaccttaaaaaaaagatcaaattgaaatttttttcagaataaaGCAAACGTTATAATGAGTTCTTACAAAACCAGACAGTGCCAGTGGATTACCTGTATATTATccaaaaaataccaaaaagaTTTTGTGGGAACGGTTCCATGAAAAATATCCTGATGAACTTAAAAGAAGCCAACTACTTTGCAGAAACTCGAAATTTTTTAAGGTATCATTAAGCTACCTTAATTATACTGTCTATGAATCTTAAAAGTAACGTGACGGTCGAATTTTCTTAGTATATCATCCTAATAATGAAATGACATTTGGATGATATTGATATGGTCATGTAACGTTAATTTGCATGACATTTTAACTATACTAGGcagatattttttacaatattgtgAAATTGTTAAGAAGACATCTTTTTAGCATATTCACGGTATtctaaatacattttttataatatacaattattttttaaaagatcaaatactTATGCGTTGCTTATTGTCAtacaattagaaaaaaatatttttttgcaattatttattaataaatatcaatataatgcagcttttaattacaaatacatatttattgcataaaaaatttttttaaagcgAAATAAATCAGAGCCAGAAACACTTCTAGCATGTGACTATCATGTGATTATAGGGTCGATTGTTAGTGGAATCATAAACTTCGTAGCCACGCTCAATTAAGGCAATGTATTACTAGACCTACACTAAAGATGACTTTAGCAAGGCTTTCTTTGtgatgaattaaaagaaatttcatacactTTGCCAGCTGGTGGGATAGCTTATGACCTCTAACAAGTCtgtttatactaataaatccAGAAGTTTGTACTGCTAATAAAAGtatcctaaaaagaaaaaataaataaatgagcAATTagtatcaattaaataaaaaaaaataaatactttcatttttgtttataatcatatgatataaattGATATATACCAACCAAATTTTATGCGTCTAGATTCATCTAAAGAGAAGGAAAGTGGAAAGCTACCCGTAGCcaaatatgatataaatagatatttatttttaaataaaatgggtAAGATAATATAACAACAATACATGGGAGTACAAAACTAAACTAAATATTGAACCTACAACTATTTGCTAATTTAGAAATATCAGCCACAACTATTTCTCGTCAATcagatcattttttatttcaactcacaatataaaatatgggCCATTTTCcgataaaagatttattttatatttttttttagtagtaaaacgtaatactttattaaaaaaaaataatagtaaactGGAGTTAGAAGaaaaccaaaattttcatGTACTACATAATACTTTCTGGTTCCTCTATAAACGTTCTTCCATTGAAAAAAAgcttttactaaaataataatatttctataggagagaaaaaagtttttagatTATAGATAGTTGTAAAAAAgcgtgaaaaaaaagtttatataaatattataagtgggaaaaaaagtttaaataaataagtattttaaatGGGGAAAAAAAAGTCCATATTTTCGGTTATACAaactttttgtaataaattaagtatTACGCgcatcatgtgatttaatattaacaatataacaatcactttttttaaactttagaAAAAGtctagtttaaaaaaaaagtctaaacTTTTTCggcataaacttttttttggtaaactTTCCTCTCTCATTTTTTCCCCTTTCCTCTCTTTCATAATTTCCCTTTCCCTCTTTTCATTTTTCCCCTATCTCTCTTTCTCGTACTTCCCTTTccctcactttttttttttttttagatggatgtaaattttgatattttttgaatatttttggaCAAAGATTTTGGTAAGGAGGAATGTTTTTGGCTTAActctttaatgaaataattattaatattttgtttcttttctcttttagGCGACTTTTTGGTTCTTTGGACATAGGATTTTGGTGagtatattacttttttaaaaaatttctttatttcgttttttaaaatgattactaatttctttttttttcttttttttttagacggccTGGACATATAGAATCTCAGTGAGAAAATGGCCTtggttttttcatatttttagaCAAGTCTGGATGCGTAGgataggtaagtttcgaaaacagaaatttgaaactttaaagaaaagtttttaactttttttttcacttttgtAGGAAATCAGCTCTGACTTGGAAACTGAAATCCTAGATAATGGcaagtttcaaaaaaaggaattcaaaaatttttaaaaaaaactttttatcgaaaaaaattttttgtaattgattaaaaaacaGTTTTTATTgaccttttttatttcttttgtaggaCTCTGTCTTCAGAACCCTTGTGAAATTACAGtaatgactttttttattttgtagttttCCTTTGACTTAATTATCAGAACTCTCAGTATGATAACGGTTTTATATTGTTCAGGTTGTACGAAATTAGTAGGTTGAAGGTAATTTTTGggaaaaaaattcgaaaatgataaaaaattttgattaacattttttctttttttttataggacaGATTTCCAATTTACGAATGGGATCGGATGGtgagtttcaaaattttgaaattaaattatttcaatattgaatttttttaaaggaatattaatatttacttttcctctcttttttataggaaatgGATTTCTGGTTCTTGGGTGGATTGGATGGTaagtttaattttagaaactttaaaatttatttagccatttttattaatgaaatgataccaatattttattttatttttattttacagaaGCCTAAAGAATTACTACGGtggtttcaaaattttccaattacGTTTATTGATCGGAATCCATGTGTATTCTTTATTGTATGAATACATGTAATACTGAGCATGATGAAGCAAAtcaaagttaaattttaaacagatattattataatgcagTATAGATAgaaatatagtttatttatggcgttattatattactaacataataaacatattttattatattactttattattcatCAAAAACAGAAATGAAGTTGCCGGTTTACAGGCTTTAACGGCATTTTTAATTCCATACCACAAGAAATTTGGTCAAGAGTAATTTATTCTTGGTCTTTATTTACCACAAATTATGGTAAAATCAAGTTCGTGAATTTTATTGGAGGAAATCTTGTTTTTCGaaaaaatgaatcattttgagattttgagatattttcaacgtattataattatttatattactattacattattttatatattgttgttATATTATCACTATATGATTGCTATATAAATCAAGACATATTGTTGTCATATTTTCGTTATATGATTGTTATATAAACCAAGACATATTGTTGTCATATTTGTAAGTTTCTGCAAAGTACTACTTTAATGTTATTTAACAAcatagtttaaataatttaaatgcacTGTTacgatatttttacaatagttAAAGTGATGTATCTGCAATacatttaaaatgatttaccATGCATAGTAACGGACATGgcagtatatcataattttttccaTTACTTAATGTTAACTTACTCGTGAATTCAATTGGCACAGTACCGTCCCGATTCTAATTAAACATCTTAATGACATTGGATAAAAATTGAAGTTTCTGCAAAGTAGTATACTTTATGGATATTTACAAGGAaaccaatatatatatataaagaggATTTTGGGAGGTCTCTGTTCAATCTGTAACAATACATATGGATATGAATCATTTGATGAGTTTCGAAAATTACTAATACAATGTCTTATTCTAAACTTGAATTTAcaggtaaatattaattgattgatGACTTGAAAGTTTGAACTTGtgga belongs to Rhizophagus irregularis chromosome 13, complete sequence and includes:
- a CDS encoding uncharacterized protein (SECRETED:cutsite_VSS-QY; SECRETED:prob_0.7203); SECRETED:SignalP(1-22) yields the protein MFNLKVLITFICLISIVSSVSSQYISSRNILSQNASSQDISPQDISFIYKEPIDGLKLYTTLLTHDYLMIWMAFEDEDPECMLPYFHLRIINKITGQTNYIDLNYTLPAEAVCPINIDFLPVANNYILLYYAKTTNGIKGKHGMIINYSGEIMSEIYLGNADGYVALSNEGFINIEKPDEKGISAWHWYSSPNIETGEVVEHNSGEFHVPNLPSYTLVDSLNFNLLDGGFGFLYILKYDETKGSPVTKDPNLQYWRIYVSFLKVKTDLPTKPSLLYETTQKLNNITLKSCTLTYYHAEGYICLGFLSTGALIRLEIIPTLTNIPNFDLRALYYGGFIVIYQNATAIDFYLLDDNGNDMQSRGSFGPEFFHYNTFRLINTIFGVKEQAKNKLEFLFKPLPKLKQVSEFNPAIESVKPSINEVIDPLIKEITIKYTIPVKLFTGNVSIFQLNDDKYKPGLLRQTFSGDSKLCNIGSDNRTVHIPIFESTFNQQNSTYYVLVENNFVISQERDEPLIGIRKNIWTLSTKPLKTAQHSDSVTGLLRLNEEGSSKFFQMNHSIFFKNMIQEFAKVIPVTEQRLSASGKWQYDPTSPKKVLLSFNIIEAKDHTIELNSQIIFDDISTLIKKKGFTALSFNEYTSLIDESAPFTMTRDYINEFYPLIIIFVVGLAVIIVLYVLARRKNPNARNSVIIETCFIMQDIAMDLAFILLKVKNTPHLFIPTIIFFILPIVINFLLAINIFVSEMAMNPSFNKWVKESPTLSSMCTLFSAIDIQILNTLSSDLFGLRIFSAPLTQRSKKIMLWGVIINIFVEDIPQIIIQVIANKLVLRSYHALLRWNHRRDKIREYNRNRRLSAASIRSIRSN